CTCTCATAGAGTGTTTTTCTCTTTTCTTTGTGCTTATATCTCTCTTATTCCCCCACCCTTTGATTTTTTAGTGCCCTAACTACTCTTTTTTTCACTGAGGGCTTGAGGAGCTGGAAGAGGAGTAGCTTCTTGTTGTCTGACCTTCTCTCCAAAGGAATATCTCACTCCTACATTGACTTGATAATCTGTGCGGATCTTCCCACCAAAAGACTTCTCAAAATCCAAATACAATCTTGTGTGATCTTTTAGAGAGATATTTGTCCCAACATTGAGCAGGAATGCTCCAGAAGAAGAGTACTTGTTTGTCTTATCAGAGAAATCCACAAGGTTATCAAATGTAATGCTTCCTCCATGGATATAATCTCCCACATAATAAGTTCCCAAATACAACTTCGCATTCATCTCTTTATCCTGTGTGAATTCTTGGAAATCAAATCCCCAATTCACACCCAATCTTCCTCTAAGTGTAAAGATCCCATCTTGTGAAGTTTGCAAGAATGATCCATCAGCACTTTGAGTGAAGCTCTGTCCTCCTAGATATCCCAAAGACAACTCTCCTTGAGGATCGATGAAGAAATTCAAAGGAAGTTTGAAGCGATAGCCTACTTCTTGAGAGA
The Helicobacter kayseriensis DNA segment above includes these coding regions:
- a CDS encoding autotransporter outer membrane beta-barrel domain-containing protein, with protein sequence MISTYQLYLANLNSLNKRMGELRDNDKANGVWLRVFNGKQTVDFGVETQSTYTTIQGGYDSNFGGKDSNFYLGFALSYSNALSDFSSPNQAQNSVILSNNANGMEAGIYAAYVADSGLYTDTVAKFSFISNDFKSNKNENYKPRVLGGTLSQEVGYRFKLPLNFFIDPQGELSLGYLGGQSFTQSADGSFLQTSQDGIFTLRGRLGVNWGFDFQEFTQDKEMNAKLYLGTYYVGDYIHGGSITFDNLVDFSDKTNKYSSSGAFLLNVGTNISLKDHTRLYLDFEKSFGGKIRTDYQVNVGVRYSFGEKVRQQEATPLPAPQALSEKKSS